In the Sorghum bicolor cultivar BTx623 chromosome 4, Sorghum_bicolor_NCBIv3, whole genome shotgun sequence genome, GGTATAAGCTAGTACGGAGTAATTAATTAGCAAGAACGATCAGAGTAGCTATATGAGCAAATGGATGATGATGACGATCGATCTGATGGTTCAAGAAACTGACTGAGAAGTAACAAATGAAAGATGGTAATGAACTCACAGCCAAGATTCCTTTGATGCCGTCTCTGGTGAGCCCGTACTCCTCTTGCACCGATAGCAACACATGGGTAAAATCACTCTCGAGGTGTGCCGGTGCACCACCTGCCGCCGCCACGCTCGCGTGCTGGTCGATCACCTTATCTAGCACCTCATCCCACCGGTCCCTGAGTCTCTCAGCCTTGCGGCGCCCCGGCCACATGAGCACGCCGCCGGCCACATTGGCCAGGCCAGGATAGAAGTTCTCCAGGCTGAAGCCCCCAAGCACGGCCATGCTCGCGTCCATCACCTCCTTGAACACCTTGTCCATGCCGTCCACCCTGAACGACCGCCCCACCACGGCGCGGCTCACCATGTTGGTCGTGAACGAGCTCAGGAGCTCGCTCATGTCCACGGCCGCGCCTGCCATGGCTGCGCGGCGGAGGTCGCCTACAGCCACTCCCACCTCCTCCTCGCGGGCGGCGCGGTAGGACTGCACCTTCTTGGTGTTGAGCAGGTGCGTGGTGACCAGCTTCTTGGCCTGCCGCCACCCGTCGCCGTAGGGCGCGAACCCGACGTCCGACGGCCCGTACCCGAGGATGTCGCCGAAGATGGAGCGGGGCCTGGAGGCTAGCGACTGGTCGTGCGTGCGCAGCACCGCCTGAGCGGCGCGCGGGGACGACGCCACAAGCGTCGGGACCGTGCCGAGGCGGAGCAGCATGATGTCCTCGCCGCCGTGCCGGGCGGCGAGGCCCCGCATAGAGACATGCGGGTGCGCGCCGACGAGGTGAAGGTGCCCGATCAGCGGCAGTGCCGGAGGTGACGGAGGCAGCTTCTTTCGTTGCTTGTTTTTAAGCGTTGTTGCTCCTGTAGAGAAGTAGCGTAGCAGGACGAAGAGCAGGAGGACAGGGACTAGGACTGGGAAGAAAACTGCTTTCAGCAGCGATGAATTGGCAGTGAGATGATCGATAAATATTGTTGCTTGATTTGCCATGATCGATGGCCAGTTGAGCTCAAAAGTTCTCCGGCCGGGTGTGGTAACTGAGATGCTGTCCTTGGGATGATCTTATATAGATGCATAGTAGAGGTATATATGAGAAAGATATACCCCTATGTATTTTGCATACGAATAGTTTGGCACAGGAGAGGCAAAGAGATCCACATGCATGCCTTTTTGCATACGGAGAATCGGTCAATTGTTTtccctcacaagtcacaagtCCTCTATGCAT is a window encoding:
- the LOC8078325 gene encoding indolin-2-one monooxygenase codes for the protein MANQATIFIDHLTANSSLLKAVFFPVLVPVLLLFVLLRYFSTGATTLKNKQRKKLPPSPPALPLIGHLHLVGAHPHVSMRGLAARHGGEDIMLLRLGTVPTLVASSPRAAQAVLRTHDQSLASRPRSIFGDILGYGPSDVGFAPYGDGWRQAKKLVTTHLLNTKKVQSYRAAREEEVGVAVGDLRRAAMAGAAVDMSELLSSFTTNMVSRAVVGRSFRVDGMDKVFKEVMDASMAVLGGFSLENFYPGLANVAGGVLMWPGRRKAERLRDRWDEVLDKVIDQHASVAAAGGAPAHLESDFTHVLLSVQEEYGLTRDGIKGILADMFAAGTDTAYLVLEFTMAELMLHQDVMARLKAEVRSSSMPNKDHQQVMTEENLTGMPYLKAVIKETLRLHPPSPLLLPHQSLEQCTIDGYVVPAGTTVFVNVWAIGRDPRSWGDAAEEFMPERFINKGDTEGVDFRGIDFQFLPFGSGRRMCPGVNFALANVEIMLANLVCHFDWEMTEGANEIDMTEVFGLTVHRKEKLILTPRLQSCVAQSLEG